The following are from one region of the Mycolicibacterium helvum genome:
- the cydD gene encoding thiol reductant ABC exporter subunit CydD produces the protein MRRYLVATVACGTLISGCAIAGAVVLGHVVAGVITDPATRSIGYWRTALVILAGLWLMRALVQWLQGRLGQRGSSAVIADLGGQVLRTVTAEAPGALHTRRDDATTVITSGLDGLRPYFTAYLPALFLAAILTPATVVVIAFNDFQSAVIVLVALPLIPVFMVLIGLATADRSAGALEAMTTLQARLMDLIAGIPTLRALGRADGPADRIAKLSAAHRRSAMATLRIAFLSALVLELIATLGVALVAVSIGLRLVFGEMSLTAGLTVLLLAPDVFWPLRRVGVEFHAAQNGKAAADKAFALIEHSPEPPAGTRTVEATGAVIVLDGLCVAGRDGQSPHQLSGRLLPGEITVLTGANGAGKTTTLLAIAGLISPTRGRITVDGIDVEELDRPAWWRQLAWLAQRPVIIPGTVAENLALFGPLADPQSACRAAGFTEVLEQLPNGMDTILGRSGTGLSLGQRQRLGLARTLGSRAPVLLLDEPTSHLDEATEQTVLQAITQRAAEGATVVLVAHRHSLVGMADHVIAVEADHHASV, from the coding sequence ACCGACCCTGCCACCCGCAGCATTGGTTACTGGCGGACCGCTCTGGTGATCCTGGCCGGGCTGTGGCTCATGCGGGCTCTGGTGCAGTGGTTGCAGGGCCGGTTGGGCCAGCGCGGGTCCAGTGCGGTGATCGCCGACCTCGGCGGCCAGGTACTGCGGACGGTCACCGCCGAGGCGCCCGGCGCACTCCACACCCGCCGAGACGACGCCACGACGGTGATCACCAGTGGGCTCGACGGTCTGCGGCCGTATTTCACCGCCTACCTCCCCGCGCTCTTCCTGGCGGCGATCCTCACCCCAGCCACCGTTGTCGTCATCGCGTTCAACGACTTCCAGTCGGCAGTGATCGTGCTCGTCGCCCTGCCGCTGATCCCGGTCTTCATGGTGCTCATCGGCCTGGCCACCGCCGACCGTTCGGCCGGCGCACTGGAAGCGATGACCACCCTGCAGGCACGGCTGATGGATCTGATTGCCGGCATCCCCACCCTGCGCGCCCTCGGCAGAGCCGACGGCCCGGCCGATCGCATCGCCAAACTCAGCGCGGCCCATCGCCGATCGGCGATGGCAACCCTGCGTATCGCGTTCCTGTCGGCTCTGGTGCTCGAGCTCATCGCCACGCTCGGCGTGGCGCTGGTCGCGGTCAGCATCGGGCTGCGGCTGGTGTTCGGCGAGATGAGTCTGACCGCCGGGCTGACTGTGCTGCTGCTGGCACCTGACGTGTTCTGGCCGCTGCGCCGCGTTGGCGTCGAGTTCCACGCCGCACAGAACGGAAAGGCCGCTGCCGACAAGGCGTTCGCACTCATCGAGCACAGTCCGGAGCCGCCGGCCGGCACCCGCACCGTCGAGGCCACCGGTGCGGTGATCGTGCTCGACGGTCTCTGCGTCGCCGGCCGGGACGGGCAGTCGCCGCACCAGCTGTCCGGCCGCCTGCTGCCCGGAGAGATCACCGTGCTTACCGGCGCCAACGGCGCCGGTAAGACCACCACGCTGCTCGCGATCGCTGGCCTGATCAGTCCCACTCGCGGCCGTATCACCGTCGATGGGATCGACGTCGAGGAATTGGACCGTCCAGCCTGGTGGCGACAGCTGGCCTGGCTGGCCCAGCGCCCGGTCATCATCCCGGGGACTGTCGCGGAGAACCTGGCCCTGTTCGGGCCGCTGGCCGATCCGCAGAGCGCTTGCCGGGCCGCGGGTTTCACCGAGGTACTGGAACAACTGCCCAACGGCATGGACACCATCCTGGGCCGCAGCGGAACCGGGCTGTCGCTCGGTCAGCGCCAGCGGCTGGGCCTGGCACGCACACTTGGGTCCCGCGCGCCGGTGTTGCTGCTCGACGAACCCACCTCGCACCTCGACGAGGCGACCGAACAGACTGTGCTGCAAGCAATCACCCAACGGGCCGCGGAGGGGGCCACCGTCGTGCTGGTCGCCCACCGCCACAGCCTGGTGGGAATGGCCGATCACGTCATCGCGGTGGAAGCCGATCACCATGCCAGCGTCTGA
- the cydC gene encoding thiol reductant ABC exporter subunit CydC, which yields MPASEIRALLRPRLPRLVLAIALGSLALGSALALAGVSAWLITRAWQMPPVLDLSVAVVAVRTFGISRGVLGYCERLASHDTALRAAASARSEIYRRLAHGPADITARLHSGDLLARVGADVDTLADVLVRALVPIGVATVLGVTATAVIAMISPAAAVVLALCLLIAGALAPALAARAVRAQETVARRLQSERDIAAVTALEHAAELRVAGRLPAVIAHAEQRQRDWGSAIDRAAAPAAAAAAVPTLAIGVSAIGAVVVGIGIAAHTAPTALAVLMLLPLSAFEATAALPGAAVALTRARIATQRLTELVPTAATMPAVEVVTPARTPELRVSDVRAGYPGSQSGRAVTLALQPGARLAITGRSGAGKTALLMTLAGLLPPISGEVTVDGVPTGSLSESELRSAISYFAEDAHLFSTTVRDNLLVARGDCGDAELTHTLATVGLGDWLGSLPDGLSTVLAGGAAAVSAGQRRRLLLARVLLCPAPIVLLDEPTEHLDATDGQRMLRALLDDRRGLLSPERTVVVATHQLGNDIVCPRLSIDNDG from the coding sequence ATGCCAGCGTCTGAGATTCGGGCGCTACTGCGGCCGCGTCTGCCCCGGCTCGTGCTGGCGATCGCTCTCGGTTCGCTGGCGCTTGGCAGTGCGCTGGCCCTGGCCGGGGTATCAGCCTGGCTGATCACCCGCGCCTGGCAGATGCCGCCCGTGCTTGACCTATCGGTGGCCGTTGTGGCCGTGCGGACATTCGGCATCTCCCGCGGCGTGCTCGGTTACTGCGAGCGGCTGGCCTCCCACGACACCGCGCTGCGGGCGGCAGCCAGCGCCCGCAGCGAGATCTACCGTCGTCTGGCCCACGGCCCGGCTGACATCACCGCGCGACTGCACAGCGGTGACCTGCTGGCCCGGGTTGGTGCCGATGTCGACACCCTCGCCGACGTCTTGGTCCGCGCTCTGGTTCCGATCGGGGTGGCCACCGTCCTCGGCGTCACCGCCACCGCTGTCATCGCCATGATCTCCCCCGCCGCGGCCGTCGTCCTCGCGCTGTGCCTGCTGATCGCCGGCGCGCTTGCGCCGGCGCTGGCCGCACGGGCGGTGCGCGCTCAGGAAACGGTTGCCCGCCGCCTTCAATCCGAACGCGATATCGCGGCGGTCACCGCGCTCGAGCACGCGGCCGAGTTGCGGGTCGCCGGCCGACTGCCCGCCGTGATCGCACACGCCGAACAGCGCCAGCGTGATTGGGGGTCGGCAATCGACCGCGCCGCCGCACCGGCCGCTGCGGCGGCCGCGGTTCCGACGCTCGCGATCGGGGTGAGCGCCATCGGCGCCGTCGTTGTCGGTATCGGCATCGCCGCCCACACCGCGCCAACCGCACTGGCGGTACTGATGTTGTTGCCGCTCTCCGCATTCGAGGCCACCGCCGCACTCCCCGGCGCCGCGGTCGCATTGACCCGCGCACGGATAGCCACACAGCGATTGACGGAACTGGTACCGACCGCAGCCACTATGCCGGCCGTCGAGGTCGTCACACCGGCCCGTACACCGGAGTTGCGCGTCAGCGACGTTCGCGCCGGCTACCCCGGCAGCCAGTCCGGCCGAGCAGTCACCCTGGCCCTGCAACCCGGTGCCCGGCTGGCGATCACCGGCCGCAGCGGTGCCGGCAAGACTGCTCTGCTGATGACCCTGGCCGGTCTGCTCCCGCCGATCAGCGGCGAGGTGACGGTCGACGGCGTCCCGACGGGTTCGCTCAGCGAATCCGAATTGCGCAGCGCCATAAGCTATTTCGCCGAAGACGCGCACTTGTTCAGTACCACCGTCCGGGACAACCTACTGGTGGCGCGGGGCGACTGCGGCGACGCGGAACTCACGCACACCCTGGCCACGGTGGGCTTGGGCGACTGGCTGGGCAGCCTGCCCGACGGGCTCAGCACTGTCCTGGCCGGCGGTGCCGCCGCAGTGTCAGCAGGACAACGCCGGCGGCTGCTGCTGGCGCGGGTGTTGTTATGTCCTGCACCGATCGTGCTGCTCGACGAGCCGACCGAGCATCTCGATGCCACCGACGGGCAGCGCATGCTGCGGGCTTTGCTCGACGATCGGCGCGGGCTGCTGTCGCCGGAACGAACGGTGGTGGTCGCCACCCATCAACTTGGCAACGACATCGTCTGTCCACGACTATCGATCGACAACGACGGGTAA
- a CDS encoding DUF4190 domain-containing protein — MTEPPEQAPQQPIPPPPPQGYPYPYAAGPYPGGYPPAPPQPYAGYAPPPPTAPRNGLGVTALIIAIVALLSSFSVVGGVVLGIVAVIIGFAGRSRAKRGEANNGGVALAGVILGFLSIIIGLAFIALWVGVFKEVGATDYIDCLQKAGQDQSAVQQCADEFKQSVENKFSVTLTPTP, encoded by the coding sequence ATGACTGAGCCCCCAGAGCAGGCACCTCAGCAACCCATCCCGCCGCCGCCCCCGCAGGGGTATCCGTACCCCTATGCCGCGGGCCCCTATCCCGGCGGCTATCCGCCTGCCCCGCCGCAGCCGTACGCGGGCTACGCACCCCCACCACCCACCGCCCCGCGCAACGGGTTGGGGGTCACCGCACTGATCATCGCGATCGTGGCACTGCTGTCGTCGTTCTCGGTGGTCGGCGGCGTCGTTCTCGGCATCGTCGCGGTCATCATCGGCTTCGCCGGCCGTAGCCGCGCCAAGCGCGGTGAAGCCAACAACGGCGGCGTCGCGCTCGCCGGCGTCATCCTCGGATTCCTGTCGATCATCATCGGCCTAGCCTTCATTGCGCTCTGGGTTGGCGTGTTCAAGGAAGTCGGCGCCACCGACTACATCGACTGCCTGCAGAAGGCCGGCCAGGATCAGTCCGCGGTCCAGCAGTGCGCCGATGAATTCAAGCAATCCGTGGAGAACAAGTTCAGCGTCACGCTGACGCCGACACCGTAG
- a CDS encoding bifunctional lysylphosphatidylglycerol flippase/synthetase MprF, with protein MPDRARKVFLVTEPPVQEALRLRARERVVVHVDTLVARWLGALALLIAASWLAVLMVRTHHHANWHPDGRLAWSLTILAAVALIARGIFLGRPVTAAHAIAAAASVVAGFAAHLLAFDVTGDVLIASSGLLLMWPTTARPEPGQLPRVWALVKATSGDPVAPFAMQVLKSYFFSTDGTAAIAYRTRLGYAVVSGDPIGDEDRFTELIADFVGMCHTRGWRVVVLGCSERRLGLWRDPTVIGQTLRPVPIGRDVVIDVPAFDMVGRRFRNLRQAVQRTHNFGITTEIVAEQELDDDQLAELTDVLLSSAKGARTERGFSMILDGALTGHYPGILLIVARDGAGRVQGFHRYALAGGGSDVTLDIPWRRRGAPNGIDERLSVDMIDAMKNLGAQRLSLAFAAFPEIFNDKERGPLRTFCYAAIHLGDSLIALESLYRYLRKFHAVGDRRYVLLSLSQVLPLLVVLLSLEFLPRRRHLPVATVSASA; from the coding sequence ATGCCTGATAGAGCGCGTAAGGTTTTCCTGGTGACCGAACCGCCGGTCCAGGAGGCGCTGCGGCTCCGCGCCAGGGAACGGGTTGTCGTCCATGTCGACACCCTGGTTGCTCGCTGGCTGGGCGCGCTGGCGTTGCTCATCGCGGCCAGCTGGCTCGCCGTACTCATGGTCCGCACCCACCACCACGCGAATTGGCATCCTGACGGGCGGTTGGCCTGGTCGCTAACCATCCTGGCCGCGGTCGCACTGATCGCGCGGGGCATCTTCTTGGGCCGCCCGGTGACCGCCGCACATGCGATCGCGGCCGCCGCGTCGGTTGTCGCCGGGTTCGCCGCCCACCTGCTGGCCTTCGACGTCACGGGCGACGTACTGATCGCGTCGTCGGGGCTGCTACTGATGTGGCCGACGACGGCGCGACCGGAGCCGGGTCAGTTACCGCGGGTGTGGGCACTGGTCAAAGCGACCAGCGGCGACCCGGTGGCACCGTTCGCCATGCAGGTGCTCAAGAGCTACTTCTTCAGCACCGACGGCACCGCGGCGATCGCCTACCGCACCCGGCTGGGCTACGCCGTGGTCAGTGGCGACCCGATCGGTGACGAAGACCGCTTCACCGAGCTGATCGCCGATTTCGTCGGGATGTGCCACACCCGCGGCTGGCGGGTGGTGGTCCTTGGCTGCAGTGAGCGCAGGCTCGGGCTGTGGCGCGATCCTACGGTGATCGGCCAGACGCTGCGACCGGTGCCGATCGGCCGGGATGTGGTGATCGACGTGCCCGCGTTCGACATGGTGGGCCGGCGGTTCCGCAACCTACGCCAGGCGGTGCAGCGCACCCACAACTTCGGCATCACCACCGAGATCGTCGCTGAACAAGAGTTGGACGACGACCAGCTGGCCGAGCTGACCGATGTGCTGCTGTCCTCGGCCAAGGGGGCGCGCACCGAGCGCGGCTTCTCGATGATCCTGGACGGCGCACTCACCGGCCACTATCCCGGCATCCTGCTGATCGTCGCGCGCGACGGCGCCGGCCGGGTGCAGGGATTCCACCGTTACGCTCTGGCCGGCGGCGGCAGCGATGTCACCCTCGACATCCCGTGGCGACGCCGCGGCGCCCCGAACGGCATTGACGAGCGGTTGTCGGTCGACATGATCGATGCGATGAAAAACCTTGGTGCGCAGCGTCTCTCGTTGGCATTCGCGGCGTTTCCGGAAATTTTCAACGACAAGGAACGCGGGCCGCTGCGCACCTTCTGCTACGCGGCGATCCACCTCGGTGACTCGCTGATCGCACTGGAGTCCCTATACCGGTACCTGCGCAAGTTCCATGCGGTCGGCGACCGCCGGTACGTGCTGCTGTCCTTGAGTCAGGTGCTGCCGCTGCTGGTGGTGTTGTTGTCGTTGGAGTTCCTGCCGCGGCGGCGGCACCTGCCGGTGGCTACGGTGTCGGCGTCAGCGTGA
- a CDS encoding acyl-CoA thioesterase, translated as MATSDLDDLLAILDLTPIGDDVFAGAHPRKNPPRTFGGQLMAQSFVAATRTVAHKIAPSALSVHFIAGGDPAADIEYHVVRLRDERRFANRRVDAMQNGTLLATALVSYLSAGSGLEHNVPMPDLPAPENLPTIDELLVGYEKVVPGFVEALRPIEWRYTNDPSWIMREKGGMLTANQVWLKADGVMPDDPILNTAAMIYSSDTTVLDSIITTHGLSWGWDRIFAVTVNHSVWFHRQVDFSDWVLYSTNSPVAAESRGLGTGHFFSPAGDVVATVVQEGIVKHFPGNA; from the coding sequence TTGGCCACGTCAGACCTCGACGACCTGCTGGCCATTCTGGATCTCACCCCGATCGGCGACGACGTGTTCGCCGGCGCTCACCCCCGCAAGAATCCGCCCCGGACCTTCGGCGGACAGCTGATGGCGCAGTCTTTCGTCGCGGCCACCCGCACCGTGGCCCACAAGATCGCGCCCAGCGCACTGTCGGTTCATTTCATCGCCGGCGGTGACCCGGCCGCCGATATCGAATATCACGTCGTACGGCTGCGCGACGAGCGGCGCTTCGCCAATCGGCGCGTCGATGCGATGCAGAACGGCACCTTGCTGGCGACCGCGCTGGTGTCTTACCTCTCAGCGGGCAGCGGGCTGGAGCACAACGTCCCGATGCCGGACCTGCCCGCGCCGGAGAACCTGCCCACTATTGATGAGCTGCTGGTCGGGTACGAAAAAGTGGTGCCCGGATTCGTCGAGGCGCTGCGCCCGATCGAGTGGCGCTACACCAACGATCCGTCCTGGATCATGCGCGAAAAGGGCGGCATGCTCACGGCCAATCAGGTGTGGCTCAAGGCCGACGGGGTGATGCCCGACGACCCGATACTGAACACCGCCGCGATGATCTACTCCTCGGACACCACGGTGCTCGATTCGATCATCACCACCCATGGCCTGTCGTGGGGCTGGGACCGCATCTTCGCGGTGACTGTCAACCATTCGGTGTGGTTTCACCGGCAGGTCGACTTTTCGGACTGGGTCTTGTATTCGACGAATTCGCCGGTGGCCGCCGAATCGCGGGGCTTGGGCACCGGCCACTTCTTCAGCCCGGCCGGGGACGTCGTGGCCACGGTCGTCCAGGAAGGAATCGTCAAGCACTTCCCGGGAAATGCCTGA
- the pyk gene encoding pyruvate kinase, with protein MTRRGKIVCTLGPATSTDESVHALVDAGMDVARLNFSHGDYPDHEAAYKRVRAASDSSGRAVGILADLQGPKIRLGRFAQGPTYWANGETVRITVEDCEGSHDRVSTTYKQLAADAAPGDRLLIDDGKVALVVEHIDGSDVVCTVTEGGPVSNNKGLSMPGMNVSVPALSEKDIEDLEFALRLGVDLVALSFVRSPADAELVHEVMDRVGRRVPVIAKLEKPEAIDNLEAIVLAFDAVMVARGDLGVELPLEEVPLVQKRAIQMARENAKPVIVATQMLESMIENSRPTRAEASDVANAVLDGADAVMLSGETSVGKFPLEAVRTMARIIRAVEENSTAAPPLTHVPRTKRGVISYAARDIGERLDAKALVAFTQSGDTVKRLARLHTPLPLLAFTALPEVRSQLALTWGTETFIVPHMKATDDMIRQVDQSLLELGRYKRGDLVVIVAGAPPGTVGSTNLIHVHRIGEDDH; from the coding sequence GTGACTAGACGCGGAAAGATCGTCTGTACCCTCGGCCCAGCCACCAGCACCGACGAATCGGTCCATGCCCTCGTCGACGCCGGCATGGATGTCGCGCGCCTGAACTTCAGCCACGGCGATTATCCCGATCACGAGGCGGCGTACAAGCGAGTTCGCGCGGCTTCGGACTCCAGCGGTCGCGCCGTCGGTATCCTCGCTGACCTGCAGGGACCCAAGATTCGTCTGGGAAGGTTCGCGCAGGGCCCGACCTATTGGGCCAATGGCGAGACCGTGCGGATCACCGTCGAGGACTGTGAGGGCAGCCACGACCGGGTGTCGACCACCTACAAACAGCTGGCCGCGGACGCTGCGCCCGGTGATCGGCTGCTCATCGACGACGGCAAGGTGGCGCTGGTCGTCGAACACATCGACGGCAGTGACGTCGTGTGCACCGTCACCGAGGGCGGCCCGGTCAGCAACAACAAGGGCCTGTCGATGCCCGGTATGAACGTGTCGGTGCCTGCGCTGTCGGAGAAGGACATCGAGGACCTGGAGTTTGCGCTGCGTCTGGGCGTTGATCTGGTGGCATTGTCCTTCGTCCGCTCACCGGCGGACGCCGAACTGGTGCATGAGGTGATGGACCGGGTCGGCCGCCGAGTTCCGGTGATCGCGAAGCTGGAGAAGCCCGAGGCGATCGACAACCTCGAAGCGATCGTGCTGGCCTTCGATGCGGTGATGGTCGCGCGCGGCGATCTCGGCGTCGAGCTGCCGCTCGAGGAGGTCCCGCTGGTCCAGAAGCGGGCAATCCAGATGGCGCGCGAGAACGCAAAGCCGGTGATCGTGGCCACCCAGATGCTCGAGTCGATGATCGAGAACTCCCGGCCCACCCGTGCCGAGGCGTCCGACGTCGCCAACGCCGTGCTCGACGGCGCGGACGCGGTGATGCTCTCCGGGGAGACCTCGGTCGGCAAGTTCCCGCTGGAAGCCGTGCGGACCATGGCGCGGATCATCCGGGCGGTCGAGGAGAACTCGACCGCTGCCCCGCCGCTGACCCACGTGCCCCGCACCAAGCGTGGGGTGATTTCGTATGCCGCCCGCGATATCGGGGAGCGGCTGGACGCTAAGGCACTCGTCGCATTCACCCAATCCGGGGATACGGTGAAAAGGCTTGCGCGCCTTCACACCCCGCTGCCGCTGTTGGCGTTCACCGCGCTGCCCGAGGTGCGCAGCCAGCTGGCGCTGACCTGGGGCACCGAGACGTTCATCGTTCCGCATATGAAGGCCACGGACGACATGATCAGGCAGGTCGACCAGTCCCTGCTCGAGCTCGGCCGCTACAAGCGGGGCGACCTGGTGGTCATCGTCGCAGGCGCCCCTCCGGGCACAGTAGGCTCGACCAATCTGATCCACGTGCACCGGATCGGGGAGGACGACCACTAG
- a CDS encoding glutamate synthase subunit beta: protein MADPTGFLKVPKIEAAKRTVDERVGDWREVYERQDPKDRAGEVSQQARRCMDCGIPFCHSGTAGCPLGNLIPEWNDLVRRGRWDAASERLHATNNFPEFTGRLCPAPCEAACVLSISEEQTGGSVTIKRIENTIVDQAWRLGIIEAQPAAIGTGKSVAVVGSGPAGLAAAQQLTRAGHHVTVYERDDRLGGLLRYGIPEYKLEKATLNQRLSQMRAEGTRFVTECEVGIDLSVEELRNRFDAVVLAVGALRGRDNEVEGRHLNGVHLAMEHLVPANRECEGDGPSEISAKDKHVVIIGGGDTGADCLGTAHRQGAASVTQLDYNPQPPEVRDDELSPWPTWPLVLRSSPAHAEGGTVRYQVAVQRFVGDDDGNLRAMQIAEVKVERVDGRRVITPVGESLEIPCDLALLAIGFEGVEHMTLLDDLGIALSPRGAISCGSDWQTDAPGVFVCGDAHRGASLVVWAIAEGRAAAHAVDAYLMGESDLPEPVRPHQLPLAVG from the coding sequence GTGGCTGACCCCACCGGATTTCTGAAGGTTCCCAAGATCGAGGCGGCCAAGCGGACCGTCGACGAGCGGGTCGGCGACTGGCGCGAGGTGTACGAGCGCCAAGATCCCAAGGACCGCGCCGGCGAGGTATCTCAGCAGGCCCGTCGGTGTATGGATTGCGGAATCCCGTTCTGCCACTCCGGAACCGCTGGCTGCCCGCTGGGCAACCTGATCCCGGAATGGAATGATCTGGTGCGCCGGGGACGCTGGGATGCCGCCAGTGAACGCCTGCACGCCACCAACAACTTCCCGGAATTCACCGGCCGGCTATGCCCCGCACCCTGCGAGGCGGCCTGCGTGCTGTCCATCTCCGAGGAACAAACCGGCGGCAGTGTGACGATCAAGCGGATCGAGAACACCATCGTCGACCAGGCTTGGCGCCTCGGCATCATCGAGGCGCAGCCGGCCGCGATCGGCACCGGCAAAAGCGTAGCCGTGGTTGGCTCGGGGCCGGCGGGATTGGCTGCCGCACAGCAGCTCACCCGCGCCGGGCATCACGTCACCGTGTACGAGCGTGACGACCGGCTCGGCGGTCTGCTGCGCTACGGAATCCCCGAATACAAGCTGGAGAAGGCTACGCTCAACCAGCGACTGTCCCAGATGCGCGCCGAGGGAACACGTTTCGTCACCGAGTGCGAGGTTGGTATCGATCTCTCGGTCGAGGAGTTGCGCAACCGGTTCGACGCGGTCGTGCTGGCGGTGGGTGCGCTCCGCGGTCGCGACAACGAGGTTGAAGGGCGGCACCTCAATGGTGTTCACCTGGCGATGGAGCACCTGGTCCCGGCCAACCGGGAGTGTGAGGGCGACGGACCGTCTGAGATCTCGGCCAAGGACAAGCATGTGGTGATCATCGGTGGCGGTGATACCGGCGCCGACTGCCTGGGTACCGCGCACCGCCAGGGGGCGGCGTCGGTGACCCAGCTGGACTACAACCCGCAACCCCCGGAGGTCCGCGACGACGAGCTTTCGCCATGGCCCACCTGGCCATTGGTGCTGCGCAGCTCACCTGCGCACGCGGAGGGCGGCACCGTCCGCTACCAGGTGGCCGTGCAGCGCTTTGTGGGCGACGACGACGGTAATCTGCGCGCCATGCAGATCGCCGAGGTGAAGGTCGAACGGGTCGACGGCCGCCGGGTCATCACTCCGGTTGGTGAATCACTAGAAATCCCTTGCGATCTCGCACTGTTGGCCATCGGGTTCGAAGGTGTCGAACACATGACGTTGCTCGACGATCTGGGTATCGCGCTCAGCCCGCGCGGGGCCATCAGCTGCGGCTCGGACTGGCAGACCGACGCGCCCGGTGTGTTCGTCTGCGGTGACGCCCACCGCGGCGCATCGCTGGTCGTGTGGGCAATCGCCGAGGGGCGCGCCGCCGCCCATGCGGTGGACGCCTATCTCATGGGGGAGTCTGATCTCCCGGAGCCGGTACGGCCGCACCAATTGCCGTTGGCTGTCGGCTGA